TCATCCGCTTTGCCAGTAGTCGCCAATAATTTCTTCATGGTCGCAGGCAAGTCGTTTCCGCTACTCAGTTGCCCCGTAAAACGGTATTCGCCTTTCGGGGTGACGCTGCCCTTACCGGATAGTTGCAGATGTGAGGAGGCCTGCCGCAGATTCGCTTCAAGCGCTCCTTGCTGGCAGCGTAATGTGGCTTTGGGTGTCGCAAGCACAAGCCCACCCAGCGGCGTTTTCACCCGCGCGCCCGGCCAGATTATGTTGGCATCCAGCGACTGGCAGCCAGAACGGTCAACCGTCGCTTCTTGCAGATTCAACTGCACCTTTCCTTCTGCTCCGATTGGCACGATAAAACGCAGGTAGCGGAGTAAATAGCCCGCTGGCACAGACAGTCGCCATTGATAAAACTGCGGCTGCTGCCAGCCACGAATAATTCCGTGGCCTTCGATGCCTTCCGGGTTTTGAAACGCAATTTCCAGCGCGGGCATAAAACCCGAGAAAGTGATCTTCCAGTGCACATCGTCCAACGTTAACGTGCGCCAGCTAAACCGTTGCAGGTTCCCCTGCCATAGCGTTCCGGCGGCTTCTGCGACCACCATGCCAGCCGGCAGCGGCACCGCCGTGAGCAAGCGGGCAGGTGCATAGCACGCCAGGAACAGCCCATAGGCCAGAACCAGAGCGACACCTGCGCCGATGCAGGATTTACGCTTCATCCGCCCGTTCCA
The genomic region above belongs to Pectobacterium colocasium and contains:
- a CDS encoding type II secretion system protein N, which gives rise to MKRKSCIGAGVALVLAYGLFLACYAPARLLTAVPLPAGMVVAEAAGTLWQGNLQRFSWRTLTLDDVHWKITFSGFMPALEIAFQNPEGIEGHGIIRGWQQPQFYQWRLSVPAGYLLRYLRFIVPIGAEGKVQLNLQEATVDRSGCQSLDANIIWPGARVKTPLGGLVLATPKATLRCQQGALEANLRQASSHLQLSGKGSVTPKGEYRFTGQLSSGNDLPATMKKLLATTGKADEQGARTLNFQGRLL